DNA from Desulfitibacter sp. BRH_c19:
GAGAGCTTTTTTTGTCTTTTTAAAACCTTTCGGAATTATAAGATAACCATTTACCAATATACAGTTTGCTGAATAAGCCTCATCTTCATCTACCTTTATCATTTTAAAATCTTTGAATGCCACATTATCTATGAACTCGCCCGTAGCAATCAGCGTATTGTTTTCTACATAGACTACACCAGTTTTAAGATGAAGAATATGCTTTACTGGTACTGTTGAAGCAGTATAACCATATTTATTTAATATCCCAGTAAGTTGCTTTGCACCTTCTGAGTCTGTTCTTTTTGAAATTCCTATATAAAAATGATTATCAATCCGTAAAATATCCCCACCATCAAGACATGCATCATCTGTTAAGTACTCTATGTTGTCGTAGAAAGCCCTTAAAGCTCCAATTACCTCTATTTCCTCTCCTTTTCTAGAATCTGCACCGGGTTTTGTAATTATGGCACATTTTTCTGTTACAATTGCAACATCCTCAACAAATGTTGAATCAGGATACCTGTCATCTGCTTCTAATATAATCACGCTACATCCACATTTTTTAAACGCTTCAATATAATCTTCATGTTGTTTCTGTGCCAACTCGTAATTTGGCTTTCCCAAACCAGATGTTGTAATACCATCAGCAAAGTTTTGTGAGGGCCTTCTTACTATTATATTTTTTATCATGCTTCGCATCTCCCTTTATTAAGTCGCATTATTATTTATAAATTCTAAATTTAATAACCATAATCTGTTTTATATTAAC
Protein-coding regions in this window:
- a CDS encoding N(G),N(G)-dimethylarginine dimethylaminohydrolase, with product MIKNIIVRRPSQNFADGITTSGLGKPNYELAQKQHEDYIEAFKKCGCSVIILEADDRYPDSTFVEDVAIVTEKCAIITKPGADSRKGEEIEVIGALRAFYDNIEYLTDDACLDGGDILRIDNHFYIGISKRTDSEGAKQLTGILNKYGYTASTVPVKHILHLKTGVVYVENNTLIATGEFIDNVAFKDFKMIKVDEDEAYSANCILVNGYLIIPKGFKKTKKALLGAGFEIIEVDMSEFEKMDGGLTCLSLRIPMENSPNHP